Proteins found in one Oncorhynchus mykiss isolate Arlee chromosome 17, USDA_OmykA_1.1, whole genome shotgun sequence genomic segment:
- the LOC118940043 gene encoding uncharacterized protein LOC118940043: MTLFIPDMAGRLFLLILLFDTFQYLKAKDPPQPSLTVIPAVIKERDSVQLNCQTPPSVSECYFKMAGQVEFTLPSPCQQTLTGTLLVRWTGQSSPAEVKIQCQYSATGSQFRSIYSEPSTVTIQDLPQLTVSSTVIRETESVQLSCETRPSLPVSHCYFYIEGRKNLPDSSCTQTLTGTELLKRADQTFPDVVKVMCYYAVGRSHTSPLSDPVSVTVQGK, translated from the exons ATGACATTGTTCATCCCTGATATGGCTGGTCGGCTGTTTTTGCTCATCCTCCTTTTCG ATACCTTCCAGTACCTCAAAGCCAAAG ATCCTCCTCAGCCCAGTCTAACAGTGATTCCTGCAGTCATCAAAGAGAGAGACTCAGTTCAGCTGAACTGTCAgactcctccatctgtctctgagTGTTACTTCAAAATGGCTGGGCAAGTGGAATTCACCCTTCCATCACCCTGTCAACAGACACTCACAGGAACACTACTGGTGAGGTGGACAGGTCAGAGTTCACCAGCTGAGGTCAAAATACAATGTCAGTACAGTGCTACAGGTTCACAGTTTAGATCCATATACAGTGAGCCTTCAACAGTCACAATTCAGG ACCTTCCCCAGCTGACAGTGAGTTCTACAGTCATCAGAGAGACAGAATCAGTTCAGCTGAGTTGTGAGACTcgtccatctctccctgtgtctcactGTTACTTCTACATAGAGGGGAGGAAGAATCTTCCAGACTCATCCTGTACTCAGacactcacaggaacagagctgcTCAAGAGGGCAGATCAAACGTTTCCAGATGTGGTCAAAGTGATGTGTTACTATGCTGTAGGGAGGTCTCACACATCTCCTTTAAGTGACCCTGTCTCAGTCACTGTTCAGGGTAAGTAG
- the LOC118940042 gene encoding integumentary mucin C.1-like has translation MHSGSVSVTILDPKPDITVNIYEDFNIICLIPGSVSPDTTCNLYVGEESQPSFTAKIMKRKAISAYGQQFCQFTPKHSDLISRLQSVRRKEVSCDYRLSSGPNSLSPRSDGHSFTDLVGVHISDPTTIQTPSIAVGLTPGPGSSLPPSTTMSPTEVLTVTSTSTRDTTVTPTTSLSSPLTPSTAVNPTSGGQSSTESVLVSTVTSTLTPDITMRPTSLTSPLAPSTAVNPTSGVLVIFS, from the exons ATGCACAGTGGTTCAGTCTCTGTTACTATTCTTG ATCCAAAACCAGACATTACAGTCAATATTTATGAGGACTTCAACATCATCTGTTTGATTCCTGGATCCGTCAGTCCTGACACCACCTGTAACCTGTATGTTGGAGAGGAGAGTCAGCCATCCTTCACAGCAAAGATCATGAAGAGAAAAGCCATCTCAGCATACGGACAGCAGTTCTGTCAATTCACTCCAAAACATAGTGATCTGATCAGTCGTCTACAGTCAGTGAGGCGTAAGGAGGTGAGCTGTGACTACAGATTGAGCTCAGgaccaaactctctctctccacgcagTGATGGGCACAGCTTTACAG ATCTGGTGGGAGTTCACATCAGTGATCCAACAACTATACAGACACCTTCTATAGCAG TGGGTTTGACTCCAGGTCCTGGGTCTTCTTTGCCTCCCAGCACAACAATGAGTCCTACAGAAG TTTTGACTGTTACTTCTACTTCGACCCGAGACACCACAGTGACACCAACTACCA GTTTGTCCTCTCCTTTGACCCCCAGCACGGCAGTGAATCCTACATCAG GAGGTCAAAGCTCCACAGAAAGCGTTCTGG TTTCGACTGTTACTTCTACTTTGACCCCTGACATCACAATGAGACCAACTA GTTTGACCTCTCCTTTGGCCCCCAGCACAGCAGTGAATCCTACATCAGGTGTGCTGGTCATCTTTAGTTAG